A segment of the Leptospira barantonii genome:
AACGGAGCCTTTTCGTAAATAGGAATATCCGAAAGATAAGAAACCAAACGAGAAGTTTCGTAGATCGCGGAAAAGTTCAAAGGAACATCGACGCCGCAGTTGTGAAGGGCGATCGCAACCTCGTATGTGTTCGTGTTGCCCGCTCTTTCTCCAAGTCCGTTTAACGCGGTCTCGAGTTGAACCGCGCCGGAGAAATAAGATTCCACGGTGGTCGCGGTCGCCATTCCCAGATCGTTATGCGTATGAATCGAAATCTTAGAATCTTCCGGCAGTGCGTTCGTCACCGCTTTGACCATGGAAACGAACAACCAAGGACGATAACGTTCCACTGTGTTCGGAAGATTGACCACGTCGGCTCCGTAGTTCAACGCGGTTCGAAACGCTTCGACTGCAAAGTCCAAATTCTCCAGAGAATCTCCGAAATGTTCACCGGAGAATTGAACCTCGCCTCTCGAACCGACGAGACTTTTCGCATACGCGACCGATTCGGAAATTCTTTCCAAAACTTTTTCCTCCGTCGTTTTCAAAACGTTTTGAATCGTAAACGCGGAGATCGGATATACGATGTGAATTCTCGGTTTGGGAGCGCGCGCGATCGCCTTCCAAGAAATTTCGATTTCCTTTTCAACCGCGCGGGAAAGGGAAGAAATCACAACATTCTCCGGCGCGATGGAAGAAAGATAACTGCAGGCTTCGAATTCTTGATCGTTCGAAGAAGCGAAACCGACTTCGATTCCTTGAACGCCGAGTTTCAAAAGTTGTTTAAAGATCGTTTCCTTTTGATCGAGGTTCCAAGGTTTGCGAAGAGCCTGGTTGCCGTCTCTCAACGTTACGTCCATAAAAAAGGGCGGATGTTTGGGGAGAGGATTCTGAAGAATATCAGAAAATGATTGTATTTCTTTTGAATTGCCGAACGCGATCGCGTTATGCGTCGTGTCTACGTTTCCCGATTCCGAATCTTGTTTCATTGTTTTCTCCTTAACCGGCCGGCTTCAGGAGTGGGTTTCCGAGTAGGGGAGAATTCCCCGAAAACAAAAAAGCCCACTCCAGGAGGAGCAGGCTCGTGTGTTTTATTACAACTCTACCGGCTCCCCCTAACTAAGGAGGAGAATTAGCTCTAATGAAAGAGGTAGTAGAGTTACATTGCGAAACATATACTATCAGACTCGGAACGAATCCGAAAAAATACAAGAATTTTTTAATGCGTTTATCAATTCTGTTCCGGTTTTTGGATCAGGGTCCAAATTCCTTCGGATTCGATGTTTTTATCCTCGATCAAGTTTTTGAGTTCGGCGACGTCCTTTTTCATCGGTTCCGGAACGGGAAGTTTCTCCAATTCGCGAAAGAATTCCCGCGCTTCGGAAAGTTTTTCAGATTTGAGATAACAAAACGAAATCGCATATAAGGATACGATATCCTTTCTTTCTTCGATCGGAACGGACAAATAAAGATCGATCGCCTTTTTATAATTTCCGGTTCCCGTATAAAGGGAGGCCAAGTTCTTTTTTGCGTTTATATTGTTCTCGTCGATTTCGAGAACCTTTGTGAATTGAATCTCGGCCTTGGGTTTGTCCATTTTCTTCGCGTATAAAACGCCAAGACCGACTCTCGCGGCCACAAAACTTTCGTTGAGAGAAATCGCCTTTAACAATTGTTCTTCCGCGGATTCCAATTCGTTCAAGTGAGAATGGCACATTCCGAGATGATAATTTCCGATCGGATCTTCTGGGTTGTTTTGAAGATACTGGGTAAGAGCCGTTTTGGCTCCGGGAAGATCTCCCTTTTTTACGAATTCAAGTGCTTGTTGCAGTGTCATGGATCTCTTTCAATGAAATCTGATTCGCCGATTTTGGAAAGTTTTTTCCAAAGTCTTATTATTTTTACCTTTAACATTCGACGCGTCCCGATAAAATAACCGAAAGAATCGTTCCGATCCATAAAGGAGGAAGGCAATGTCTTACATGGCGGTAGGATCCAGACAAATTCTGTTTTCAGATTCGATTGCTCCGGTATCGACCGGTTCCTCTCCGAGGGAAATCGTAGCCACTCAGGACAACCAAACCAAAAGTCCGGATACAGAGGTGGTTTCTCCGGGTTCTCCTCCGCCTTCGATCGGAAATAATATCGACGTATACGTTTAACGCCGGAGCGCTATGACCCATTTTTTATTTTCTTTAATATTGATGTCCCTTGTCGTTGAGTTTATCTTTCCCTTAATTCATCCCGATTTTCACGTAGTAGGCGACTGGATCAATTCGATCATCGTGGTCGTCGCGTTCGTAATCATCAATGCGGTGATGCGTTTGATTTTGATCATAATGACATTAGGAATCGGAATCGTCTTTTATTATCTAAGTTTGGGTTTGATCGGTCTGATCATCAACGCTTGGGTGATTCTAATCATCGGAGATTGGTTTCCGGGAGTTTTGTCAGTTCCCGGTTTTTGGTATGCGTTTTTGGGGGGAATCCTTTTGGTTCTCGCGAACTACGTCGGCAAGACCGAAGCCAAGGAAAGAAAAAAAGAAAAGGCGAATACGTAAGAGAACTTTAAGTAAAATGGAATATTTAAGAATTCTAATTTAGATTCTGGCGGCTCTGAAATAATCCTTAAGAATGGAATCCACTTCCTCGTAAGTACAATAACCTCTGGTTAGGATTCCATTCTCCATTCCGTCCGAGAACACCAAACTCGGAAACGCACCGACTCCCAAAGAAAAACTGAAATAAAAATCGTTCCGCGTTTCCAGATCCGTATCCTTGTCCTCGAACACAGTCTTGAACTTCGACGAAGAAATTCCGAATTTTTCCGAAAGATCGGCAAAGGTCTCCACGGACGTAGGATCGGAATTCTCAAGATAAAAAGCCTTGGAAAGTGCATTCAAATAATCGAATACGATGGTAGGATCGATTTTTTGCACGCTGATCACCGCCTTACAAGCGGGAAAGGAATCGTATTTGAATTCTTTTCGGTTGAGAAAGTCGGTGTTAAACGGTTGTTTTGTGATCGATTCCGCGTCCTTCCATTCGTGTTTTAAGATTCTTGCAAGTTCGGGGGTTAAGAATTCGGAGCTGTCCTCAAAGCGAAGACCGCCTAATACGAGAGAGAATCGAATCTTGTCCTGGTAGGTTTCTCGGATTTTTTCGAAGACCGGTCCGAATCCGTAACACCAAGGGCAGAGCGGATCCACCGCGTATAGGATGGAATGTTGGATCGGTTGTTTCTCGTTCATCGTGGGAGTTCCTACATTTCTTCGACTTTCAAAAGAATCGGTCCTGAAAACGCGAAATTTTCGAGGAGTTCCCGCACTTTCCCCTCGATTCTGGAAGGGCTTCGATTTTCCGAAACCAATTCTTCACCTCCAACGGTCCCCGTACACAAAAAAGGCGGGATGGACCCGCCTTTTTCTTCATTCTTGTTTAAGAATTTTCAAATTTCATTCGGGTGTTTTATGTAATACACTGATAACCACAGTGTCCCGAAGAGAACCCCCGCGTAAGCTAAGACCACAGTGACGATGTCAATGACCGGAAGAAGTGTCGCAATCGGCGAGATTTTATCTGCTGTCATCCGGGTTGCTTCACCCAAGATCAAAAACAAACCACCCAAGCCGATCAGGTGATATCTTCCCATCGCTTCTTTTGTCACACGAGCAAAACGGGCAAAAACAGGAACTGCCAACAACGCAAGCGCAAAGATCGTGATTGCATTCATGGTGAACCCTCCTTATTTCATCTAGTTAGACTCGGGGATGTTTTCAAAATCCTCACGATTTTTATTTTATTCGATATATTATATAATGATTGTTCAAATTAACGTTAGCGACTTCGGATTAAATAGTATCGTCCGAAAATGATAGGGTTGGATCGATCTGGAAACGAACAAAGTTCGATACGGACTCGGCGAAATTCTATTCTAATTAAGAATTATAGAATATTCTAAATACCTAAATTATAAAAGTTTTGCGGTCTTTCTAAAGGCGTTTTCCGGACTTCGATGTTCGCCGATTATTTGCGATCGATTACGAGAAGGGTGACGTCGTCGTCGAATTTGGGGCGATTGCAGTATTCCACACAATCCGAAATGACCTGTGCGGACGCGTCCTTGGTCGTTTTCGAAATGGATTTGCGGATGGAAAGGGAAATCAATTCTTCGCTGTATCGTTTGGATCTGTCTTCGGAAGAATGTTCCGAAATCCCGTCCGTATAAAGAACCAAACGATCTCCGGTTTTGAAGTTCATGGAATTCTCTTCAAAGAAAAGATCCGGAATGACTCCGATCAGTTTTCCTTTCGTCTCGAGAGGAATCATATTGTCCGTGGAATTTTGTAAAAGAAGAGGATGGTTGTGTCCCGCGTTCGAATAAAGAATCGTATTCTTTTCCGTATCGATCACACAATAGAAAGCCGTCACGAAATTTCCGGCCATCTTATTGTTGAGAGCGTGATTGAGCCCCGTGAAAAACTTGGAAGGGCTGGAAAGAATTTCCTTATCGTAAGTGGAAATGATCGTGTTCATCACCGCGGCGATCACCGAAGCCGAAAGACCGTGACCGGAAACGTCCGCGATTAAAAAGCCGGTTCGTTCCGTATCCAGTTTGAAGATGCTATAAAAATCCCCGCCGACGTTCGAATACGGAATATGCTCCGCGCCCACGTCGAGACCTTTGATGTAAGGAATGGTGGTCGGGATCACCTTCGACATCACCTCGCGCGCTCTTTGTAGTTCACGATCCGAATCCACAACTCTGTGGAAAAGATCCGCGTTTTTGATCGTAACCGAAAGACGATTCGCGATCGCGCCCAACATTTCCAAATCGTTTTGATGAAACGCAAAGCCGGAGTTCTTACTGTTCACGCTGATCACGCCGAGAAGTTCGTCCCTGTAAATCAATGGGGAAGAGATGAGGGAATTCGCTTCGAACTTATACTTAGCGTTTTGATTATAACGTTTGTCTTCTTCCAAGTTTTGGATGAGAAGATTCCTTCTTTCTTTGGCTACCCAACCCGCGATCCCTTCTCCGAATGGAACAACGATCGTATGAACCGCTTCTTTCGGAATTCCTTTTGCCGCGAGAATTCTCAGGGTTTGATTCGTATGATCCGCGAGATAGATGGTTCCCGTTTTGGCCTCGAGAAATTCCAAAATTCTTTCCAAAACCCAGTTGCCCAATTCGTGAATGCTCTTTTCGGAAACGATCAACTTTTCGAATTCGTACAATAAGGAAAGTTCGAGAATTCTTTTCTTAAGATTATCGTGAATCTTCGCGTTGTGAATCGCAATCGCCGCAACTTCGGAAAGAGAAGTCAGATAATTGAGATCGGAGGAATCGAAGGCTCGTTGTTTCGTTTTGTTGAGAATCTCAAGAGTACCGATGATCTTGTCTTCCACGAACAAAGGAACACAAACCAAGGAACGAGTTCTATAACCCGTCTTTTGATCCCAGGATTGATTGAATCTCGGATCGGAATAAGCGTCTTCCAAGATGATGGGTCTTTTTTCCTTGGCGACCCAACCCGCGATTCCTTGGCCCACGTCGAGTCGGCCGTATTTCTGAATGATTTCGCCCTTTTCACCGAGCGCCACTTCGCAGTATAAGAAGTCCCCCGTTTCGTCCAAAAGAAAAAGGGAACTCGCTTCGGCTTCCAAAAGATCTTTGGAATAAAGCATGATCAAAGGCAAAAGCTGATAGAGATCCAAATTCGCATTTAAGATCGTACTCGTGTTGAGAATACTTTTCAGTTTTTGAAATTCTAAATCAGCTTGAGCCATAATATTTCTGTCAATACTACAGGAAATAGAACGTTCGTCAAGGGTTTGGGAATATTCGAGGAACTGAAAATACGAAAGAATCGAAAAGAATCGCTTATATCGCCGGGAATTTAATGCGAAAAGAAACTTCGGAGATTTTTTTCGGTCTATTTAAGTAATGGAAAATCAGATTTCTCGTTTCCTCGTATTTCTTTCCGTATTCACCCTAATCATCGGATTGGGTTACACCTATACCGGCATTCGTCTTATACCCGGCCTCGGCGCTCAGGGTTGGCTTTCTTGGTTCGCTTGGATTCTGATTCTTTTGTTCACCCTGAGTATTCCCGTAAGTTATTACATCAGCCTTACCTCCAAACAGGAAGGAATTCAAACCGCGTTTTCTTATCTCGCCTTTACCGGGTTAGGTTTTTTTACGATCCTATTCAGTCTCGTTTTATTGAAGGACATAACCACAGTCTCCTTACACGGAATCACCCAACTCTTTCCGAGTCCGTCTTCGTCCGATAACGGAAGCGGATCGGAGCTCATTCAAAGGAAAGAATTTCTAAACCAACTCTTAAGTTTTTCCGTGCTCGGACTTGCGGGAGGACTTACGGGAATCGGATTCTATCAAGCGCATAAGAAGTTGAAAGTGATTCACGTGGATGTCGTTGAGAAGAATCTACATTCTTCCCTGGACGGGTTTAAGATCGTTCAAGTTTCGGATATACATATCGGACCCACGATCAAAAAGAGTTTTTTGGAATCCGTCGTAAAGACGATCAACGAACTCGAACCGGATCTAATCGCGATCACCGGAGATTTGGTCGACGGTCCGGTAAGTAAACTCGGTCATCATATCACACCGCTTGCGGATCTGAAATCCAAACACGGAACGTTCTTCGTAACCGGAAATCACGAATACTATTCGGGGGCTTTGTCTTGGATTCGAGAAGTTCAAAAACACGGAATCCGAGTTTTGTTAAACGAACATGAAATACTCGAACACGGAGCCGCCAACTTGACGCTCGCAGGTGTTACCGATCTCAAAGCGGGAACGATCATCGCGGAACACAAAACCGATCCGTATCAAGCGATGAAAGGCGGAGAAAAATCGGATTACAAAATTCTTCTCGCGCACCAACCCAATAGCGTGTTCGAAGGGGCGGACGCCGGCTTCGATCTTCAGTTGTCCGGTCACACACACGGAGGTCAGTATTTTCCGGGAAATCTTTTGATCTATCTCGCACAGAAGTTCGTAGCGGGGCTTCATAAACACAAGGACACTTGGATTTATGTGAGTAGGGGAACCGGATATTGGGGACCGCCGATCCGACTCGGAGCGCCTTCCGAGATCAGCGTGATCCGATTGAAGAAAAATTCTTAAAACCGGTCTCTTGGGAAAGCCCTGCCGTTTTCCGATATTCTAAGAAAGGACTTAGAATTGGAGGGCGGCCATGGTCCTTTTCGGATCCAATCAAAAAATCATCATCGCGTTAGGAATCGTTTTAATCTCTTCTTTTGTATCCGCAGGTTGCGGAAAGAAAAACAAAGGAACTCCTAAGAAAGAAAATTCTAAAACCTCGTCCTCACAAAAGAAAAACGATCTGGACCTGGAGCCCGAATTGAAGGAAAGAAAATTCTTTCAAGAAGACGCGTTGGGCCAACCCAAGAAATACGTGGAACCCGAAGAATCAAACTCGGACGACGATTCCTACAAACCCCCGAAAAAAGAAACCAGACCTCTCGCTTCCTACTTAGGATCTTCTCAAGGGTGTAAGAACGGAAATTGTAAAAACGGCCCCGGCATTTATGTTTACGATACGGGAGAAGTTTATTCCGGAAGTTTCAAAAATGATAAGCGACATGGATACGGAAACATCCAATACAAGGACGGAGATAAATACTCCGGATATTTTCAGAACGATAAGAAGGTGGGAACGGGAACTTACCGTTTTGCGAACGGCGCCGTTTTCAGCGGAAGATTTTTCGACGACGGTGAAAGCGCGGAAGGCCATCTAACCGTCGGCAAAAAAAGAAAGGAATGTTCCATCATCCGCAACAAGATGAACTGTCACGGATAAACGTCGGCGGTTTGTCCCAATTGATTTTGTAAATCCAAAACGATAGACTGAGGCATCTTTAGAAGAACGTAGTTTCTAAATTCCTTCGGAGGTTTACCCGAAAATTTTATACAAGCCCTTCTAAAGGAAGACGGAGAATTGAATCCGCTTGCAAGCGCCACTTCCAAAAGATTGATCTCCGGTCTTTGTTGAATCATCCTCTTCGCTTCTTCCAATCTATGAAAGCTTAAAAAATCGGTGAAGCTAAGATCTCTATAGTTATTCAGATAATAAGAGGCTTGATGCAGAGAAAGGCCGATGTAAGCCGAAAAATCCGATAAACGAATCTCTTCGTCTAAAAATTCCCGGTCCTCTACGAATTTTTGAATTCGATCTTCGATTCTCGAAATATCCAAACGTTCGACAAGATTTTTAGGATTGGTCTGAAGGATCTGTGATTTTAAATCCTCCGGTTTGAGTTCCATAAGTTCGCTTGAAAAGCCGACCTTCCAAAAATCCGGGTGATTGTATTCCAGAACAAAGAAATAAACGATGAAAAATCCGGGAATGGAAATCGAGGTCATGATGATAAAAGGAGATTCGAGCCACATTCCAAAGGAATGCAAAAGAATTCCCGCGCACAAAGCGAAGTTTTGAAACGGATAATTGAAATAGATCTTTTTCATTTTGTTCTTCAGAATCTGAGAACAGGTCCAGACGCCCGCCAACGTTTGCAGGGTGAAAAGAATAACCTTTCCGAAATAAACCATGGAAATCAATTCTTCGAAAAGAAGTGAAAACGCCAAAATCGTAGGAAAGGATGCAAAGCTATAAACGCTATAACGCAGAGGGTTTTTCAAAACTCCGAAAAGGTGCATAACGTAGAAAGTGGAGGAGAACGTTGCGACCGAGGCAAAGCCGTAATAATAAGAATAAAAAAGTCGATTTTCAAAGGTAAGTTCGCTCTTTGCAAACTCGGTAACGAGTGTAAAAGCCTTACCGTGTCCTAAAAGAAAGATACAAACACTCAATAAGAAAATTCCACGAACGAGATTCAAACGATCTTTTTTGGCTTTATAAAGACCCGAAACCCCCGTTAAAAAACTGATCACTACACTCGCCGAATAAAAATATTCCAAGTATCGATTGAAGGCGTCCTTTAAAAAAACTAAGTAGAATAAGAAATTCCATTCCGAAAAAAAATCCATCACACTCACTCCTGTTCTCTGCTTGCCTTTCAATTCCTATGGTTTTTGGACGATTAAAAAGCTATTTCTTGGTTTGTGGTCGAACTAAAAATAAACATCTCATATTTTCAGATGACAAAACTAAATTCCAAGCGATTCCTAACGTTTGCATTGGCGTTTTTTAGATTGGAACGACAAAGGAATAAGTTCTTGATAAAACTTACTGTGAACCGGGTCAAAAGTCTTTTCATGATATAAGTTGAATAAATAGAATCCAAGAGGTTATTTGATATTGAACGTTCAAAAAAATTAAAACTGATAAACGTGAATTTTATATGTCAAATTTTGTTAAACGAAATGGATTCGTATTAGGAAAGTCTTGAATTGTCGGAACTGTAATCATTCTAAACATGAAATTTGTTTTCACGCAAAAGTCTCTCAATCGAAATCGGACAAAATGGCGGGTCCCATTTTATACATTCCGTATGTTCTTCCAAAAGGAACGTAAAGAATTTCTTTCATATTCTCGCAGGTTATATCCTGAGAGGATGTTCATCATATATTCTGGTATTCTTTTTTTAGTGAAATGAGTTTTCGATTTTGAAAAGAAGTTCATCGATTTCTTTTCATTCCCCATTGAATCCACGGATTCGATCGGTTTTTAGGAAGAAAATTATTTTCGCGGGGCCGGTCTTTAAAAACATGGCCTTTAGGTTTTATAAAAAGATAATAAAAGATAAACAAAATATTTCTCGATTCGAAACCGTTCGATCGAGAAAGTCCGGCGCAAATCGAATTCGTAAGTTGAAAATAAAATCGAAATAGAAAATGTTTAGAATCTTAGTTTGTGCGGATGGAATTGTTTATGACCGTGTCGGACCTTTTAAAAGAGTTCGTTTTATTTAACGATAAAGCCTCAACGTATCTGATATGCATTCATGCGAGCGCGATCGCGCTGAGTTTTGTCGCCGGAATTTCGGAAATTTATAAATCGAAAAAAGTGCGAATGAACATGACGCGCGGTCTTGTTTCTTTGACCGTTTCCGGTTGTTTGATTTTAAATAACGTGGCGATTTCCTTTTTGGTTTCGCCGGCTTTCGATAATCCGACTTTTTATCATCGTCTCTTTTTCGGATTGTATTACGGTTTCTTAATTTGCCCTTGTCTTTGGGGAATGTTTTATACGATGTATCTTCTGGATTTTCTTAAAAGTCCGGATTCTTATTGCAATCGTTCCACGATCGTTTTTCCGGTAATGGCGATTCTCCCATTCGTTTTTCCGAATATGATTTCGTTTTCGACTTTCGGAGATGCGATTGCTTTGGGCGTTCAGGCTACGACCTGCGTTTGGTCGACCTATTGTATCTTTCGTTTTACTAAACGCAAAATTTTTCTGAACTTTCCGTTTCAGAATCTTTGGATGTGTGTTACGTTCGCGATGCATATCTACGGGGTTTCGATTCGTTCCGCGGATTTGCTTTTGATCGTGAGTTTAATTCCCGCTCATATCGTTATCTACTTTTTTATATTAGAATACAATAATCCCGGTTTTACTTGGAAGGACGGAATTAAGAATTTCGGAACATTCGAAACGAATCTTTTACAAGGAGACTCGAATCTCGCTTCGTCGGATGAAAAACTTCCGAGAAGAAATCTGATGGAAGGTGTGAATCTTCAGATCATCGAGAATAGAATCGAAAAATTCGTAAAGGAAAGAGAGTTTACGGACGAGGATATTCGATTGCCGGACTTCGCCGCTTATCTTGGACTTTCGGTTCACCAGACTTCGTTTTATCTCAATCAATTCAAAAAATTGAATTTCCCTGAATTCATCAACTATCATCGTTTTGAAACGGCGAAACAAATGATCCAAGAGAATTCCGAGTTGAATCTTTTGGAGATCGCTCTTGCTTGCGGCTTTAATTCTCCCTCGTCCTTTCATCGCGCTTCGATTAAATTTACCGGTCTTCCTCCGAGAGAGTTGAAGAAGGAAGTTCGTAAAGTGGTCGAATTGGAAGCGGTTTCTCAGTAATTTTATTTTAACACAAAGGTTTTGTTCATGGAAGGTTTTGTATCAACGATCTATACGATCAAGGATTTCGTATTCTTGGACGAGAAGGTCTATCCGATTTCGGTTTGTGCGCAGGTAGTCGCAATGCTCTGGGGTTTAATCGGCGGGGTTTCCGATTTATTGAGATTTAAAAAAGTTCGAATGAATCTCGCTCGCGCGGCGAATTTTTTCAGCATAGTCCTCATGATGATTCTATACAACGCGGCGACTTATCTGATTCTTTCTCCCGCGCTTCTTCATCCGACTTTAAGCCATAAAATATTTTTCGGACTCTATTTCGGAGTTTCCTTTTACAGCATTGTCTCCGGTACATTCTACTTTTTGTATATTGTAGACGTTGTGGAAAAGCCCGAAAAGTATTCTGCGATTCTTGCGGGCGTGTTTCCATTTTTCTTCGCGCTCGCTTATTTCTCGGAGAATTTGATCTTCCCCGTGTATTTGACCAACGTTTTGATCATTCTTGCTCTTTTAGCGGAATGTTATCTTGCAGTATATTCAGTTTATGTAAAGAAGGCTCCGAAAATTTATCTGAATTACACGTTCCTCTGCGGAATTTTAGTCGTCGCTTATTCTTTCCGAATTTACGGAATCGAAGTTTCATCTCCGGACATGTTGGTTATGGCTTATTTGGCGTTCATTTATTGCGTCGTATACGTAAGCTTTTTACAGTTTTATTTTCCCGGTTTTAGTTGGAAGGACTCGAAACAACACAACGGAGAACCTACATCGGTTCCATCGTTCGATAAAACCGCTTCGGAAGAATCTTCGAACGAAACGAAAACGCTTCCGAGAAAAAACTTATTGGACGGGGTCAATATACGCGTTATCGAAAATCGAACCGATCGATTTTTAAAGGAAAAGGTATTTCTCGACGAAGAATTGAGATTGCCCGACTTTGCGGCGTATCTCGGTTTAACGGTGCATCAGGCTTCTTATTTTCTGAATCATTGTATGAAATCGAATTTTCCCGAGTTTCTCAATTTTCATCGTATGGAAGAGGCAAAACGAATGATTCAGGATCAGACGAATTTGAATCTTCTCGATATCGCGCTCGCGTGCGGATTCAATTCTCCCTCGTCCTTTCATCGCGCTTCCGTTAAGTTTTCCGGACTTCCGCCAAGAGAATTGAAGAAGGAAATCCTCGAAAAGACATTAGGAATATCTTATGAACTCAACGAAGAACCCGGTTGACGGATCGGCGATTTGAAATTTTAGAATAGGGCAGAAAGGCTGAAATATGACGGTGATTGACTTTTTAAAAGATTTCGTTTTAATACACGAAGGGGCTTCCACGTATTTGATATGCGTTCACGCATGTGCGATTCTGATGAGTTTTCTCGGAGGAGCTTCCGAGTTTTACAAATACAGAAACACGTATTTGAATCTGACGCGCGGTTGGGTCGCTTTCGCCGTTTGCGCGTGTTTGATTTTAAACAATGCGTCCGTATCCTTGTTGATTTCTCCGGAGATAGTCGCTTCGAATTCTTATCACCGTTTCTTCTTCGGAGTATATTACGGATTGATGATCAGTCCTTGTCTCTCCAACATTTTCTACAATATGTATCTGTTGAAGGTCGTAAAAAATCCGGAACCGTATTGCAATGCGGCGATTCTTATGATCCCGGCGTTGATGATTCTTTCTTTTCTTTTTCCGGACACTCTTTCCTTCGTTTATTTCGCGGACTTTCTTCTCCTGGGAATCGAGATTTTTCTCGGAGCTTGGTCCGTTTACGCCATTCTCCGTTTGAAACTTGCTAAAGTTTACCTGAGTTTATCGTTTATGAATCTTATGATGTGCGCCTCGATTGCATTTCACCTGCTTGGCGTGATGGATCGTTCCTCGGATTGGCTTCGTATGATCAGTTGGATTCCGAGTCACATGGTTCTTTTTTGTATTCTTTTGGAGTACAATCGTCCGGGAATTTTCGCATTTCAAGTCGGATCGGACCGGAATGGATCCGAATCGTTTTCCGTTTCCGAGATCAAAATCGAGAGGAACGAAACCGTCACCGATAAGACCGCTTCTCCAAAAAAGAATCTGTTGATAGGAATCGATCTGGAAAAAATCGATGAAAGGTTCGATAAGTTCGTCGTCGATCGAGGATTTAGGGACGAAGACATTCGTCTGCCCGATTTTGCGGCTTATCTCGGTCTTTCCGTTCATCAGGCTTCTTACTATTTGAATCAATTTAAAAAGTTGAACTTTTCCGAATTCATCAACTATCACCGAGTCGAAGAAGTAAAAAAAATGTTACGCGACCACGGGAATTTGAATCTTTTGGAAATAGCGTTGACCTGCGGTTTTAATTCCACCGCCTCCTTTCATAGGGCTGTCATGAAGTTCGAAGGGATTTCTCCTCGCGAATTAAAACGAAAACTCCAAAAAAGAACATTAAAAATTCATTATGCACTCAGCGAGAGTTCGAGTTGACGAAAGTTAACGGTTGAATACGTAAGCGGCGCCGATAAAGGAAGAATCTCCGTAAGCTCCCGTGACGATCGTGTCTCACAAGATTCATGTGCTTACTCCAAACGAGTGAGACGTCTATGTGTTGGAGTCTTTTAGAAAAAACTGATTCTCCTAATGGAGAGCTTTGATTTCCAGATTGAGTGTGATCGAGGATGAATGGCTTTGGATCGTACGCGGTGATTTG
Coding sequences within it:
- a CDS encoding helix-turn-helix domain-containing protein is translated as MTVIDFLKDFVLIHEGASTYLICVHACAILMSFLGGASEFYKYRNTYLNLTRGWVAFAVCACLILNNASVSLLISPEIVASNSYHRFFFGVYYGLMISPCLSNIFYNMYLLKVVKNPEPYCNAAILMIPALMILSFLFPDTLSFVYFADFLLLGIEIFLGAWSVYAILRLKLAKVYLSLSFMNLMMCASIAFHLLGVMDRSSDWLRMISWIPSHMVLFCILLEYNRPGIFAFQVGSDRNGSESFSVSEIKIERNETVTDKTASPKKNLLIGIDLEKIDERFDKFVVDRGFRDEDIRLPDFAAYLGLSVHQASYYLNQFKKLNFSEFINYHRVEEVKKMLRDHGNLNLLEIALTCGFNSTASFHRAVMKFEGISPRELKRKLQKRTLKIHYALSESSS
- a CDS encoding AraC family transcriptional regulator, coding for MEGFVSTIYTIKDFVFLDEKVYPISVCAQVVAMLWGLIGGVSDLLRFKKVRMNLARAANFFSIVLMMILYNAATYLILSPALLHPTLSHKIFFGLYFGVSFYSIVSGTFYFLYIVDVVEKPEKYSAILAGVFPFFFALAYFSENLIFPVYLTNVLIILALLAECYLAVYSVYVKKAPKIYLNYTFLCGILVVAYSFRIYGIEVSSPDMLVMAYLAFIYCVVYVSFLQFYFPGFSWKDSKQHNGEPTSVPSFDKTASEESSNETKTLPRKNLLDGVNIRVIENRTDRFLKEKVFLDEELRLPDFAAYLGLTVHQASYFLNHCMKSNFPEFLNFHRMEEAKRMIQDQTNLNLLDIALACGFNSPSSFHRASVKFSGLPPRELKKEILEKTLGISYELNEEPG
- a CDS encoding metallophosphoesterase; the encoded protein is MENQISRFLVFLSVFTLIIGLGYTYTGIRLIPGLGAQGWLSWFAWILILLFTLSIPVSYYISLTSKQEGIQTAFSYLAFTGLGFFTILFSLVLLKDITTVSLHGITQLFPSPSSSDNGSGSELIQRKEFLNQLLSFSVLGLAGGLTGIGFYQAHKKLKVIHVDVVEKNLHSSLDGFKIVQVSDIHIGPTIKKSFLESVVKTINELEPDLIAITGDLVDGPVSKLGHHITPLADLKSKHGTFFVTGNHEYYSGALSWIREVQKHGIRVLLNEHEILEHGAANLTLAGVTDLKAGTIIAEHKTDPYQAMKGGEKSDYKILLAHQPNSVFEGADAGFDLQLSGHTHGGQYFPGNLLIYLAQKFVAGLHKHKDTWIYVSRGTGYWGPPIRLGAPSEISVIRLKKNS
- a CDS encoding AraC family transcriptional regulator; its protein translation is MTVSDLLKEFVLFNDKASTYLICIHASAIALSFVAGISEIYKSKKVRMNMTRGLVSLTVSGCLILNNVAISFLVSPAFDNPTFYHRLFFGLYYGFLICPCLWGMFYTMYLLDFLKSPDSYCNRSTIVFPVMAILPFVFPNMISFSTFGDAIALGVQATTCVWSTYCIFRFTKRKIFLNFPFQNLWMCVTFAMHIYGVSIRSADLLLIVSLIPAHIVIYFFILEYNNPGFTWKDGIKNFGTFETNLLQGDSNLASSDEKLPRRNLMEGVNLQIIENRIEKFVKEREFTDEDIRLPDFAAYLGLSVHQTSFYLNQFKKLNFPEFINYHRFETAKQMIQENSELNLLEIALACGFNSPSSFHRASIKFTGLPPRELKKEVRKVVELEAVSQ
- a CDS encoding AraC family transcriptional regulator, with amino-acid sequence MDFFSEWNFLFYLVFLKDAFNRYLEYFYSASVVISFLTGVSGLYKAKKDRLNLVRGIFLLSVCIFLLGHGKAFTLVTEFAKSELTFENRLFYSYYYGFASVATFSSTFYVMHLFGVLKNPLRYSVYSFASFPTILAFSLLFEELISMVYFGKVILFTLQTLAGVWTCSQILKNKMKKIYFNYPFQNFALCAGILLHSFGMWLESPFIIMTSISIPGFFIVYFFVLEYNHPDFWKVGFSSELMELKPEDLKSQILQTNPKNLVERLDISRIEDRIQKFVEDREFLDEEIRLSDFSAYIGLSLHQASYYLNNYRDLSFTDFLSFHRLEEAKRMIQQRPEINLLEVALASGFNSPSSFRRACIKFSGKPPKEFRNYVLLKMPQSIVLDLQNQLGQTADVYP